A portion of the Clupea harengus chromosome 18, Ch_v2.0.2, whole genome shotgun sequence genome contains these proteins:
- the cideb gene encoding cell death activator CIDE-B isoform X2 produces the protein METTSSLLKSVSRMVYTPPQRPFKVCSHDRGVRKGVTAATLQQLKEKVAEVLMLSSLLSLVCEEDGTEVDSEEFLTALPDNSVFIGLEPGQTWTPQATVQRSNGGKPSDCKPRKGQDIARVVLDFYRISPHDLFGSLSVMATFQGLYSVGADFQLLGPKKLLKETLRLASMLLQGAGHMLITCASMMKRIIEGADLLQTQRGPVTYRAQWD, from the exons GTCTGTGTCCCGTATGGTATACACCCCCCCACAGCGGCCATTCAAGGTGTGTTCCCATGACAGAGGAGTTAGGAAGGGCGTCACCGCGgcaactctgcagcagctgaaaGAGAAG GTGGCCGAGGTTCTGATGCTGTCCTCGCTGTTGTCTCTGGTGTGTGAGGAGGATGGGACAGAGGTCGACTCAGAGGAGTTCCTAACAGCACTGCCAGACAACTCCGTGTTCATTGGACTAGAGCCTGGACAGACTTGGACACCCCAAGCT ACTGTCCAAAGGAGCAATGGTGGCAAACCATCAGATTGCAAACCCAGGAAGGGGCAGGACATTGCTCGCGTCGTCCTGGACTTCTACCGCATCAGCCCACATGATTTGTTTGGCTCTCTCAGCGTCATGGCCACGTTCCAAGGCTTGTACTCAGTCGGGGCAGACTTCCAGCTGCTAGGGCCCAAGAAACTTCTGAA GGAAACCCTCCGGCTGGCGTCCATGCTCCTCCAGGGTGCTGGTCACATGCTCATCACCTGCGCCTCCATGATGAAGCGAATCATCGAGGGGGCAGACCTACTGCAAACTCAACGGGGCCCTGTCACCTACAGGGCGCAGTGGGATTGA
- the cideb gene encoding cell death activator CIDE-B isoform X1 → METTSSLLKSVSRMVYTPPQRPFKVCSHDRGVRKGVTAATLQQLKEKVAEVLMLSSLLSLVCEEDGTEVDSEEFLTALPDNSVFIGLEPGQTWTPQAASATFQTVQRSNGGKPSDCKPRKGQDIARVVLDFYRISPHDLFGSLSVMATFQGLYSVGADFQLLGPKKLLKETLRLASMLLQGAGHMLITCASMMKRIIEGADLLQTQRGPVTYRAQWD, encoded by the exons GTCTGTGTCCCGTATGGTATACACCCCCCCACAGCGGCCATTCAAGGTGTGTTCCCATGACAGAGGAGTTAGGAAGGGCGTCACCGCGgcaactctgcagcagctgaaaGAGAAG GTGGCCGAGGTTCTGATGCTGTCCTCGCTGTTGTCTCTGGTGTGTGAGGAGGATGGGACAGAGGTCGACTCAGAGGAGTTCCTAACAGCACTGCCAGACAACTCCGTGTTCATTGGACTAGAGCCTGGACAGACTTGGACACCCCAAGCT GCATCAGCCACTTTTCAGACTGTCCAAAGGAGCAATGGTGGCAAACCATCAGATTGCAAACCCAGGAAGGGGCAGGACATTGCTCGCGTCGTCCTGGACTTCTACCGCATCAGCCCACATGATTTGTTTGGCTCTCTCAGCGTCATGGCCACGTTCCAAGGCTTGTACTCAGTCGGGGCAGACTTCCAGCTGCTAGGGCCCAAGAAACTTCTGAA GGAAACCCTCCGGCTGGCGTCCATGCTCCTCCAGGGTGCTGGTCACATGCTCATCACCTGCGCCTCCATGATGAAGCGAATCATCGAGGGGGCAGACCTACTGCAAACTCAACGGGGCCCTGTCACCTACAGGGCGCAGTGGGATTGA